GTGCAGTCCTGGGTGACCTCGCGCATGCCCGAGAGCAGGGCGGGCGGGTGGAAGCGGAGGGTCTCTTTGACTATGGCCTGCACGTAGGCGAGCTTGATCAGGTCGGACTCCTTGACCATCCTGTGCCTTCCTACGTGGACGTCCTGCTCAGCTTGGGTCCTCTTGATGGCGAGCGGGTTGTTCAGGAGCAAGGCGAGAGCCCATGTTAGGGTGATGGCGGTCGTGTCCGTGCCTCCTGCGATCATACTCTGCAGCATCAATGAATAAATGTAGTTACGAGATTATTGCTAATATTAAAGTTGGGAACATAAGATATGTCTCTCTGcgtgattatttttcttgattgtgtAACACGCCGAAAGCTTGTGAAATTGTGCAGCATCCATATATTCGGGTTTAAAGCCTTCAAAAATGAAGTAAATCCGATGCGGCAAGGAAAAGGTAGCGTAAGAAATGCGTATCTAATACCATGGTCGTGGCTTTGTTATCGTATCAGCATCAACATCCTCTGGTTTAGTACTCAACACGGACCGAAAGCAGAACGTCCATGAAGTTCTGCTCGACATTAACACCCCCGACGAtgattcctcctcctttttcttctggCGATGCTCCTCCAACCATTCCTGAATCATACTGTCCACCTCCTTCGCCGTCCTCTTCATGGCCTTCCGATGCCCTCCCACGTCAAGCCACTCCAAAAAAGGGACCGCGTCCGCCATCACGAACAGCCCCGCCAGGTGGAACAAACTCCTTCATTGCCTTTTGGCACCGCCCCGCCTTCCCTTCGTCGCCTGCCGTCGCACTGCTGATGGATAGCGCTTCCCTACGACCATTCGTAGGATCACGTTGAGGCTCAAGTCCCCGAACCACTTTTTCATCTCTAACTGCGCATGGTCCGTGCCATCTTTCGTCTCGATCCACCTCCTGATCAGGGAGTGGTAGTTTTTGTGAGCAAGTGAGTATCAATTTGTGCCCAGCCGTATCTATTAGTCAACCCAAAAATTtaagtttataaataaacaaataccATATTCATACCAAGAGCATATAAAACGTAGACGAGCATTTTGAGATACTTTAACACTCCCAAGTGACATTAGTGTagaaaatttcctataatatgggcttacattaattaattgattttctattttaaataatcgggttaatggatattccaatatttattaaaccctaaagtgatttgattgaattggatattggcatctattgttaacgggcctagttgagcagcaaagtgtaggcaattgtgtttcaCTAAAGCCCGTAATGGAAAGGGCCCAGTTGACacgctgttgattagggtttgctaggtcccctctttagcctataaaagggtaggttatttctatcagttgctttaatcccattgaaagttgctatatcgaaataggtcagagaggaagatctggtaTTCCAATAGATCGATGAGATTCTAGCTTACAGGACGAAGACGAAAAGGCGTAAGCATAGGCTAGCCCAAAACGTGACAGTGATCTAGTTTTCTTGAAGTAAAGCAATAGCTCAAAtaggtacgctttaattccgctgaatttattgatcttggtgttttacaatcatgtaTGGATCCGTTTGTTCTtaatcgataaattgtttatgagaataatattctacatgtggtatcagagcaaatcgtatatgattgtagaacccaaattttctttttatggaaaaattcgaAACCCTCCTCTTTGAGCCGAATATGGGCATTATTTTTTCGTGTAgattttttttgcttgattaaTCCCGTAACCATAGagcttttgttctacatgttgagatctttccaaccatatataatttgcataatttcgttgagaattgagagagaattttagatttgaaattctagggtttatgcatgaaaaaagttttagaattttcgaattacttgcaattgattgatgtgcAATGCAAATCGTTGTATGGGTAttgttatatatttgttttagtATCCTTTGTTgtattaaattgagtttttagggcttaaatttaagaaaacctaATTTTCGGCCATGGGAGGCTTGGTTCCGAAACTTTGAAGCTTACTTGTGATAGATTTAGTTGGTTTTTCTTCGTTTAATTCATTATATTCAATCATATTGATGTTATATGCAATATCCATGgataaatttcatataaaaaaatcagtGTTTCTATTGTATTTTGGAGCTTCGGGTCGAAACCGGGTCGTGCGACCCGGTTTGCTGCAAATTCTTGACCCggctggaggttgaagaagacctccAGCCGGGCCGGGCTCAGTGGATGGGCGTAAGCCCATCctgccttaattttattttatgtttaaggTTCTGGGCGTTTCAAAGTTGGTCTGGGCCCACGCCCagaaactttcttttcttggttcatGGGCGTGAGCCCAAAaccaaaataagaacaaattttataatgGGCCTAAAAGAGTGAAAAGAACAGCTTGGGCCGCGCGCACGTCAGGCCCCGTGTTTTGATTCGGGCTGCTCGCGGGTCTTGGGCCCACGGGagtccaaaatatttaaataatatcataataatattataataataatataatattaaaaaaatattttgtggcaaaaattattgttttgaaaaatgcaatatgatcaTTGGAAACACATGTTGTGAAGTGcttcatattgtttgatgaattttgggcataaattttGGAGTTCCCTATTGATAAAAGATTAATATATACCATTACTCGCTCAAATGgagttattgtgtatattaatttggaaaaatagaatGAAATTTATACCCATatttaaaagatggggatgtataattgaaaaatatttatctacccaaaggggataaatgttttgaaaattatatgcaattcccctctatgttgatattatggagatgtatgatttaaaggatttgtctgcccaaaggggatggatccttgacaattatatgtaattctcctgttgttgctttataaatttcatgctgggaaaaataattgtgcattatACACTCAGCCCAAAGGGGAGTTTAtgatgtactaattatttttgttgagttgcttattgcccataattgatcttattgcattatgtgtgTCAAACAGTTACCTTTGCTGTAAATAACAACAATGCCACGGTTGAAATGTTAACTGGATCGAACTTCAAGAGATGGAAGCAAGATATAGAGTTTGCTTTGGGCATCGTTGATATGGACTTGGCTCTACGTGAGGATGAACCTGCCATGCCCAATGATCAAAGTACTGTAGATCAAAAGGCCCATTATGCTAGATGGGAAAAATCTAATCGACTTAGCCTCATAGCTATGAAGAGGTCCATTGCTGAGCATTTGATTAGTGGTTTGCCGGAAGATACGAATGCCAGACAGTTCCTTGAGGCAGTGGGAGAAAGATATAGAGTCTCAGATAAGGCTGAAGCTGGGAACTTGCTGAGTGAGTTAACAAACATGAGGTATGATGCTGCTATGGGTGTTAGAGAATTTATATTGAAGATGGTCCACATTCAGTCCAAACTTAAGGCCCATGAAATTGttctttctgaaaattatattgTGCATCAAGCCTTAAATGTTTTGCCAGCTGAATTTAGCCAGATTAAGACTGCTTATAATGCTCAAAATGAGACATGGAGTATTAATGCCTTGATTACTAAGTGTATgactgaggaagagaaattaaagaaggaaaagtatgaGTCTGCCCACTTAACTACCAATGCCAAGTTGAGTTCATATAGAGGCAAATGGAAGCCTAAGGGGTCAAATGCTCATGGCCCAAAGAAATGGCAAGGCTTTAGGAAAAATGAGAACTATGTGAGGAATGGAGATAAGGATTT
The window above is part of the Eucalyptus grandis isolate ANBG69807.140 chromosome 6, ASM1654582v1, whole genome shotgun sequence genome. Proteins encoded here:
- the LOC104451096 gene encoding cytochrome P450 82A3-like, which translates into the protein MADAVPFLEWLDVGGHRKAMKRTAKEVDSMIQEWLEEHRQKKKEEESSSGSMIAGGTDTTAITLTWALALLLNNPLAIKRTQAEQDVHVGRHRMVKESDLIKLAYVQAIVKETLRFHPPALLSGMREVTQDCTIGGYRVPAGTRLIVNLWKLQRDSRVWERPDEFEPERFLTGAHKDVDVKGQHFELIPFGPAAWLVPGQASGFKWRN